A window of the Ostrea edulis chromosome 1, xbOstEdul1.1, whole genome shotgun sequence genome harbors these coding sequences:
- the LOC125665664 gene encoding uncharacterized protein LOC125665664, whose amino-acid sequence MTSTAGQSEIYHARMVQVISVTPGQNSTQVQGHTRTVYSQPQEGRLDLFSKDIHHRHQLDTSSQQGKMGSDGDKTPPLPPRSTKCGGRSTSAQERLNLRTGNRNFLSKYFEQNSYAHGNKTVNGEVKQPKGILKKPETSLFQETEKGRDSPPPKLPPRIRKRPVSYPTKEDAVSPPNGIIVGMPNGNRAYPQPLTKTNVTKHDQIWTKEENEKTVNGVLSPPLNHITPESTEKMWEKFSMLDVLDSASDHSDSSADTMIMMTTEEEEKNQSRITQSMQKYKTQKDHHDVFNKNIQIQFESAGNIESQVADKKSTKSISQLSPKSEDTDDGYGTNSSQGTTVSSPLSSSLTSLNVISDTDISIVHGAPKLATATSTTQQNNSAIQNSSKTTWAVRRRTKMAEAKENASSLQEQLRELAIIEEEDACNTQTIDVSENSDRVTSSRSSCVKMRRSPQNVIPHADDTSDSVTSDLEKFEGDLYDKMIDMDRNYRNYYGFDKDFDIKAEDSKVLYFQDKVLKQSYGSDNYYNPRGYYAKDYGDQSSERLGPPPMSSVGSLPRNASLSRDYSSQERSSYRSTTSSGVDSVDGRIHQLTNMSMDNIRVPKNLTLPGMPSKGHFSSSDNLTQNGRRPLFASSADIQKLFQTRDNISDQLQRPPSCRHSFHAMPCTQQWIVDAQNEAHKNTPRPRASSASVSSKSKPSWNFFGGMFGKKKNKSNESNQDVAAKNKASKETNPPQKPIIKSGANISTMPNGPLRRYAEKRGMDALPNGNVRDTPLRSVKHVAPSGTKLSTLV is encoded by the coding sequence ATGACCAGCACTGCAGGGCAGAGTGAAATTTACCATGCTAGGATGGTTCAAGTGATTAGTGTGACCCCAGGTCAAAATTCCACGCAAGTACAAGGACATACTAGGACAGTATATTCACAGCCCCAGGAGGGACGTTTGGACCTGTTTAGTAAAGATATTCATCATCGGCACCAATTAGACACTTCTTCACAACAGGGGAAGATGGGAAGTGATGGGGATAAAACCCCACCTTTGCCTCCTAGGAGTACTAAATGTGGTGGAAGATCAACGTCTGCTCAGGAGAGGTTAAATCTTCGTACTGGAAATAGAAActttttgtcaaaatattttgaacaaaattcTTATGCCCATGGAAATAAAACTGTGAATGGGGAAGTAAAGCAACCCAAAGGAATTTTGAAAAAGCCAGAAACTTCATTATTTCAGGAAACTGAAAAGGGAAGAGATTCCCCTCCTCCAAAACTGCCACCTCGTATTCGTAAAAGGCCAGTATCTTATCCAACCAAAGAGGACGCAGTGTCACCTCCAAACGGAATTATTGTTGGAATGCCTAATGGTAACAGGGCATATCCGCAACCCTTAACAAAGACTAATGTGACAAAGCATGATCAAATTTGGACGAAAGAAGAGAATGAGAAAACAGTTAATGGTGTGTTAAGTCCACCACTAAATCACATCACTCCAGAATCAACAGAGAAAATGTGGGAAAAGTTCAGTATGTTGGATGTTTTAGATTCTGCGAGTGACCATAGTGATTCTTCAGCAGACACAATGATCATGATGACAACAGAGGAGGAAGAAAAGAACCAGTCTCGCATTACACAGAGCATGCAAAAGTACAAAACTCAAAAAGACCATCATGatgttttcaataaaaacattcaaattcaATTTGAAAGTGCTGGTAATATTGAATCGCAGGTGGCTGATAAAAAATCCACTAAAAGCATCAGTCAGCTGTCTCCTAAATCTGAGGATACCGATGATGGTTATGGAACAAATTCAAGTCAGGGAACCACAGTATCGTCTCCTCTGTCTTCAAGTTTAACCTCTCTGAATGTGATTTCAGACACAGACATTTCTATTGTTCATGGAGCACCCAAGTTAGCCACAGCTACCTCAACTACGCAGCAGAACAACAGTGCAATTCAAAACTCCTCCAAAACTACATGGGCAGTCCGACGCAGGACCAAAATGGCTGAAGCTAAAGAAAATGCCAGTTCCTTGCAAGAGCAACTGAGAGAACTTGCCATTATTGAAGAAGAGGATGCCTGTAATACTCAAACAATTGATGTGAGTGAAAATAGTGATAGGGTGACTAGTTCAAGGAGCTCTTGTGTTAAAATGAGACGGTCACCACAAAATGTGATTCCTCATGCAGATGATACAAGTGATTCtgtgacctctgaccttgaaaaatttGAAGGTGATTTATATGACAAAATGATTGATATGGATCGCAATTACAGGAATTACTATGGATTTGATAAAGATTTCGATATAAAAGCAGAGGATTCTAAAGTGCTTTACTTCCAAGACAAAGTGTTAAAACAAAGTTATGGAAGTGATAATTATTATAACCCTAGAGGATATTATGCAAAGGATTATGGAGACCAGAGCAGTGAAAGACTGGGTCCACCTCCCATGTCTTCAGTTGGATCCCTGCCACGTAATGCCTCACTTTCGAGAGACTACAGTTCACAAGAGAGGTCCTCATACAGATCTACCACAAGTTCTGGAGTAGATTCTGTTGATGGACGAATCCACCAACTCACTAATATGAGTATGGACAATATTCGAGTACCTAAGAACTTGACTCTTCCAGGAATGCCAAGCAAAGGACATTTTTCGTCTTCAGATAATTTAACCCAAAATGGAAGGAGGCCTCTGTTTGCAAGTTCTGCAGACATTCAAAAACTTTTTCAAACCCGGGATAATATCAGTGATCAGTTACAGAGACCGCCATCCTGTAGACACAGTTTTCATGCAATGCCATGCACTCAGCAATGGATTGTGGACGCTCAAAACGAGGCTCATAAAAATACACCCAGGCCGAGAGCATCCTCTGCAAGTGTCTCCTCCAAATCCAAGCCCTCATGGAATTTTTTTGGAGGAATGTTTGGAAAAAAGAAGAATAAATCAAATGAGTCAAATCAGGATGTCGCAGCAAAAAACAAGGCAAGTAAAGAAACAAATCCACCCCAGAAACCCATTATCAAGTCTGGAGCAAATATTTCAACCATGCCAAATGGACCATTGAGGCGATATGCAGAAAAAAGGGGCATGGATGCCCTTCCCAATGGTAATGTTCGAGATACACCATTGAGATCTGTGAAACATGTAGCCCCCTCAGGCACGAAGTTGTCAACACTGGTATAG